In one Pseudomonas sp. 31-12 genomic region, the following are encoded:
- a CDS encoding SDR family NAD(P)-dependent oxidoreductase: MSNSKKVIVITGASQGLGAGMVKAFRELDYKVVATSRSIKPSTDPDILTVAGDIGDPAVAQQVIREAIARFGRIDTLVNNAGIFVAKPFTAYTPEDYAAVLSVNLNGFFYITQLAITEMEKQGKGHVVNITTSLTDHAIDGVPSVLASLTKGGLNSATKSLAIEYAKRGIRVNAVSPGIIKTPMHGEETHAALGSLHPVGHMGEINDIAQAVVYLDNANFVTGEILHVDGGQSAGH; encoded by the coding sequence ATGAGCAATTCGAAAAAAGTCATCGTTATCACCGGCGCTTCCCAAGGTCTCGGCGCAGGCATGGTCAAAGCCTTCCGCGAACTGGATTACAAAGTTGTCGCCACTTCGCGTTCGATCAAACCGTCCACCGACCCGGACATCCTCACCGTGGCAGGCGACATCGGCGACCCGGCTGTTGCGCAGCAAGTGATTCGTGAAGCCATCGCACGTTTTGGCCGCATCGATACCCTGGTCAATAACGCAGGGATCTTCGTCGCCAAGCCGTTCACTGCCTACACCCCTGAAGACTACGCCGCGGTGTTGTCGGTGAACCTGAATGGTTTCTTCTACATCACCCAACTCGCGATCACCGAGATGGAAAAACAAGGCAAAGGCCACGTCGTCAACATCACCACCAGCCTGACAGACCACGCAATTGACGGTGTGCCGTCGGTATTGGCCTCGCTGACTAAGGGTGGTTTGAACTCTGCGACCAAGTCCTTGGCGATTGAGTACGCCAAGCGCGGGATTCGGGTGAATGCGGTTTCCCCTGGCATCATCAAGACCCCGATGCACGGCGAAGAAACCCATGCAGCGCTGGGCAGTCTGCACCCGGTCGGCCACATGGGCGAAATCAACGACATCGCTCAGGCGGTTGTGTATCTGGACAACGCCAACTTCGTCACCGGCGAAATCCTGCACGTCGATGGCGGTCAGAGCGCCGGTCACTAA
- a CDS encoding oxidoreductase, translating to MNTHAHKVFLITGVSSGFGLAFSQAALAAGHTVVGTVRRESERVAFEALDAHRAKAFVLDVTDFQAIEPLVADILREVGQIDVLVNNAGYGHEGILEESPLTEMQRQFDVNVFGAVAMIKAVLPGMRERRSGHIVNITSMAGFITLPGIAYYSGSKFALEGVSEALAKEVESLGIHVTAVAPGSFRTEWAGRSMIRSGRTLSDYDAVFDPVRKAREEKSGKQAGDPHKAAQALLTLVAAEKPPVHLLLGKDAVRLVREKIARLQGEIDAWEHLSVSTEFE from the coding sequence ATGAACACCCACGCTCACAAGGTTTTCCTGATCACCGGCGTCAGTTCAGGTTTCGGCCTGGCCTTTTCGCAAGCAGCGCTGGCGGCGGGACACACGGTGGTTGGCACGGTGCGGCGCGAATCCGAGCGCGTCGCGTTCGAAGCGCTGGACGCCCATCGCGCTAAAGCGTTCGTGCTCGACGTCACCGATTTCCAAGCAATCGAACCGCTGGTGGCTGACATCCTGCGCGAGGTGGGGCAGATCGACGTACTGGTCAACAACGCCGGCTATGGGCACGAAGGCATTCTCGAGGAATCGCCACTGACTGAAATGCAGCGCCAGTTCGACGTCAACGTGTTTGGCGCGGTGGCAATGATCAAAGCAGTCCTGCCCGGCATGCGTGAACGGCGCAGCGGGCATATCGTCAACATCACCTCCATGGCCGGCTTCATCACCTTGCCGGGCATCGCTTACTACAGCGGCAGCAAATTCGCCCTTGAAGGCGTCAGCGAAGCGCTGGCCAAAGAAGTCGAAAGCCTGGGCATCCACGTGACCGCCGTGGCACCTGGCTCATTTCGCACCGAATGGGCGGGGCGCTCGATGATCCGATCCGGTCGCACCTTGAGTGACTACGACGCGGTGTTCGATCCAGTGCGCAAGGCGCGGGAAGAGAAGAGTGGCAAGCAGGCTGGTGATCCGCACAAAGCTGCGCAGGCGTTGCTGACCTTGGTCGCTGCTGAAAAGCCGCCGGTTCATCTGTTGCTGGGTAAGGATGCGGTGAGGTTGGTGCGTGAAAAGATTGCGCGGTTGCAGGGGGAGATTGATGCTTGGGAGCATCTTTCGGTTTCTACGGAGTTTGAGTGA
- a CDS encoding FkbM family methyltransferase: MTFISYAQNFEDIRLWRALKTVEDGFYIDVGANHPTHDSVTKAFYDRGWTGINVEPMPNYYDALCQERPNDTNLQCVAGESADDLTFYGIAGTGLSTLDPAMAQMHKDAGMDVRSQTVQSRTLTSICEEHAQGREIHFLKIDVEGHEETVLRGMDFTQWRPWVILIETPWDRDQIWETLVTDAGYHSILFDGINTYYLANEHLNLKPAFDIPPCNLDEFQFCKGHNFSHPVSDAEHQLAAALQRAEQVEAQLRAMQNSRTWKALQKLKKTLLRA, from the coding sequence GTGACGTTCATTTCTTACGCACAGAATTTCGAAGACATACGCCTGTGGCGCGCACTCAAAACTGTGGAAGACGGCTTCTACATCGACGTCGGCGCCAACCACCCCACCCACGACTCCGTGACCAAAGCTTTCTATGACCGTGGCTGGACCGGCATCAACGTCGAGCCGATGCCCAATTATTACGACGCCCTGTGCCAGGAACGCCCCAACGACACCAACCTGCAATGCGTGGCCGGCGAAAGCGCCGACGACCTGACCTTCTATGGCATCGCCGGTACCGGCCTCTCCACGCTCGACCCGGCCATGGCGCAAATGCACAAAGACGCCGGCATGGACGTGCGCAGCCAAACCGTCCAGTCCCGCACCCTGACCTCCATCTGCGAAGAACACGCCCAGGGCCGCGAGATCCACTTCCTGAAAATCGACGTCGAAGGCCACGAAGAAACCGTCCTGCGCGGCATGGACTTCACCCAATGGCGGCCGTGGGTCATCCTCATCGAAACCCCATGGGACCGCGACCAGATCTGGGAAACCCTCGTCACCGACGCCGGCTACCACTCCATCCTGTTCGACGGCATCAACACCTACTACCTCGCCAACGAACACCTGAACCTCAAACCCGCCTTCGACATCCCGCCGTGCAACCTGGACGAATTCCAGTTCTGCAAAGGCCACAACTTCAGCCACCCCGTAAGCGACGCCGAACACCAGCTCGCCGCCGCCCTGCAACGCGCCGAACAGGTCGAAGCGCAGCTGCGCGCAATGCAAAACAGCCGCACCTGGAAAGCCCTTCAGAAACTCAAGAAAACCCTGCTTCGCGCCTGA
- a CDS encoding methyltransferase — protein sequence MPAKGADSHVLTGDALLARFTTLDAFLIEHQALWKPRPFTHLQLPWEASYPELAIWLRGRSLEEAESSHNQPGLLNAPEPFASLAALSLELSSVGELPAHTLGAAGHRLNVDVPGRKWQQIEAFAGCLSFTSPPKHWLDWCSGKGHLGRRLLQPGQQLTCLEYDPALVASGQALSQRHHLHALHVEQDVLAVDAAAMLNADHTPVALHACGDLHVRLMQLASAAGCKQLAIAPCCYNRINLPAYQALSPAGLRSDLQLSLDDLSLPMSETVTAGARVRRQRDTSMARRLGFDLLQRQLRGIDDYLPTPSLPSTWLDKSFADYCHHLAELKELSTVGPQDWSALEAAGWQRLAEVRNLELLRGLFRRPLELWLVLDRALFLADQGYTVRLGTFCETPLTPRNFLLLAERS from the coding sequence ATGCCTGCCAAGGGCGCTGATTCCCACGTGTTGACGGGCGACGCCTTACTCGCCCGTTTCACGACGCTGGATGCTTTTCTGATTGAGCATCAAGCGCTGTGGAAGCCTCGTCCGTTTACTCATCTGCAGCTTCCTTGGGAAGCGTCCTACCCGGAACTGGCGATTTGGCTACGCGGGCGGTCGTTGGAAGAGGCGGAAAGCAGTCATAACCAACCTGGTTTGCTGAATGCGCCGGAGCCGTTTGCTTCGTTGGCGGCGCTGTCCCTTGAGTTGAGTTCGGTGGGTGAGTTGCCAGCGCATACGCTGGGAGCGGCCGGGCATCGATTGAATGTCGATGTGCCGGGGCGTAAATGGCAGCAGATTGAGGCCTTTGCCGGCTGCTTGTCGTTTACCTCGCCGCCGAAGCATTGGCTGGATTGGTGTTCGGGCAAGGGCCACTTGGGTCGGCGTTTGCTGCAACCCGGGCAACAACTGACGTGTCTGGAATACGACCCGGCGCTGGTTGCCAGTGGTCAGGCACTTAGCCAACGTCATCACTTGCATGCGCTGCATGTCGAACAGGATGTACTCGCGGTGGATGCTGCGGCTATGTTGAATGCCGATCACACGCCAGTAGCGCTGCACGCCTGCGGGGATCTGCATGTACGGTTAATGCAGCTCGCCAGTGCGGCAGGCTGCAAACAATTGGCCATCGCGCCCTGCTGCTATAACCGGATCAACCTTCCTGCGTACCAAGCGCTTTCCCCGGCCGGTTTGCGATCCGACCTACAACTCTCGCTCGACGATCTCTCGCTGCCGATGAGCGAAACTGTCACCGCCGGGGCTCGCGTCCGACGCCAGCGCGATACCTCCATGGCCCGGCGCTTGGGTTTCGACCTGTTGCAACGGCAACTGCGCGGCATTGACGACTACCTGCCAACCCCTTCCTTGCCCAGTACCTGGCTGGACAAATCCTTTGCCGACTACTGCCATCATCTGGCCGAGCTGAAAGAGTTATCCACAGTCGGCCCGCAAGATTGGTCCGCACTCGAAGCCGCTGGCTGGCAACGACTCGCCGAAGTACGCAACCTGGAACTGCTGCGCGGCCTTTTCCGACGCCCGCTGGAGCTTTGGCTGGTACTCGATCGGGCTCTTTTCCTCGCCGATCAGGGTTACACCGTTCGGCTCGGAACCTTCTGCGAAACCCCGCTCACGCCGCGCAACTTCCTGCTCCTTGCCGAACGCTCATAA
- a CDS encoding ABC transporter permease, with protein MNWEVIIKWLPKLAQGATLTLELVAIAVIAGLLLAIPLGIARSSRLWWVRAFPYGYIFFFRGTPLLVQLFLVYYGLAQFDAVRNSSMWPYLRDPFWCATATMTLHTAAYIAEILRGAIQAIPPGEIEAARALGMSKAKALFYIILPRAARIGLPAYSNEVILMLKASALASTVTLLELTGMARTIIARTYLPVEIFFAAGMFYLLMAYVLVRGFKLLERWLRVDACQGR; from the coding sequence ATGAACTGGGAAGTCATCATCAAGTGGCTGCCGAAACTGGCCCAAGGCGCGACGCTGACCCTGGAACTGGTGGCCATCGCTGTGATCGCCGGGTTGTTGCTGGCGATTCCGCTGGGCATCGCGCGCTCGTCGCGCCTGTGGTGGGTGCGGGCATTTCCCTACGGCTACATCTTCTTTTTCCGTGGCACGCCGTTGCTGGTTCAGTTGTTCCTGGTCTATTACGGCCTGGCGCAGTTCGACGCGGTTCGTAACAGCTCGATGTGGCCGTACCTGCGCGATCCGTTCTGGTGCGCCACAGCAACCATGACCCTGCACACGGCAGCCTACATCGCCGAGATCCTGCGCGGCGCGATTCAAGCGATTCCGCCGGGCGAGATCGAAGCCGCACGCGCCTTGGGCATGTCCAAGGCCAAGGCGCTGTTCTACATCATCCTGCCCCGTGCCGCGCGCATCGGCCTGCCGGCCTACAGTAACGAAGTGATCCTGATGCTCAAGGCCAGCGCGCTGGCCAGCACCGTGACCCTGCTGGAACTGACCGGCATGGCCCGCACGATCATTGCCCGGACCTACCTGCCGGTGGAGATCTTCTTCGCCGCGGGCATGTTCTATCTGCTGATGGCTTACGTGCTGGTGCGCGGCTTCAAGCTGCTGGAGCGCTGGCTGCGCGTCGATGCCTGCCAAGGGCGCTGA
- a CDS encoding ABC transporter permease, which produces MTIDLYGFGPALAAGALMTVKLALSALCLGLVLGLLGALAKTSPYKPLQWLGGTYSTLVRGIPELLWVLLIYFGTVNLMRALGEFFGNPDLELNAFAAGVIALGLCFGAYATEVFRGAILAIPKGHREAGVALGLSKFRIFTRLIMPQMWRIALPGLGNLFMILMKDTALVSVIGLEEIMRHAQIGVTVSKQPFTFYMVAAFMYLGLTILAMTGMHFMEKRAARGFARSTQ; this is translated from the coding sequence ATGACTATCGATCTCTACGGATTCGGCCCGGCGCTCGCCGCTGGCGCGCTGATGACTGTGAAACTGGCACTCTCGGCCTTGTGCCTGGGGCTGGTGCTCGGTCTGCTCGGCGCCTTGGCCAAGACTTCCCCGTACAAGCCGCTGCAGTGGCTTGGCGGTACGTATTCGACCCTGGTGCGCGGCATCCCTGAATTGCTCTGGGTGCTGTTGATCTACTTCGGCACGGTCAACCTCATGCGTGCCCTGGGCGAGTTCTTCGGCAACCCCGACCTCGAACTCAACGCCTTCGCCGCCGGCGTGATTGCGCTAGGGCTGTGCTTTGGCGCCTACGCCACGGAAGTGTTCCGCGGAGCGATTCTGGCGATTCCCAAAGGTCACCGTGAAGCGGGCGTGGCTCTGGGCCTGTCGAAATTCCGCATTTTCACTCGGCTGATCATGCCGCAGATGTGGCGCATCGCCCTGCCCGGCTTGGGCAACCTGTTCATGATTCTGATGAAGGACACCGCATTGGTGTCGGTGATCGGCCTGGAAGAAATCATGCGCCATGCGCAAATCGGCGTGACCGTGTCCAAACAGCCGTTCACCTTCTATATGGTGGCCGCGTTCATGTACCTGGGCCTGACCATTTTGGCCATGACCGGTATGCACTTCATGGAAAAACGCGCCGCTCGCGGCTTCGCGAGGAGCACCCAATGA
- a CDS encoding ABC transporter substrate-binding protein, with protein sequence MQNYKKIFLAAAVTLAFSAGAAAETLKMGIEAAYPPFNNKDASGNVVGFDKEIGDALCAKMKVDCTVVTSDWDGIIPALNAKKFDFLISSMSITDERKQAVDFTEPYYSNKLQFIAPKDKEFKTDKDSLQGKVIGAQRATLAGTWMEDNMPGVEVKLYDTQENAYLDLTSGRLDGILADKYVNYEWLKSDAGRSYEFKGDPVEESDKIGIAVRKGDTLRARLNLALKEIVEDGTYKKINDKYFPFSIY encoded by the coding sequence ATGCAGAACTACAAAAAAATCTTCCTGGCGGCCGCCGTCACCCTGGCGTTCAGCGCCGGTGCCGCCGCCGAAACCTTGAAGATGGGCATCGAAGCGGCCTACCCGCCGTTCAACAACAAAGATGCCAGTGGCAATGTCGTCGGCTTCGACAAAGAAATCGGCGACGCCCTGTGCGCCAAGATGAAAGTCGACTGCACCGTGGTCACGTCCGACTGGGACGGCATCATCCCGGCCCTGAACGCCAAGAAGTTCGACTTCCTGATCTCCTCGATGTCGATCACCGACGAGCGCAAGCAAGCGGTGGACTTCACCGAACCGTACTACTCGAACAAACTGCAGTTCATCGCGCCGAAAGACAAAGAGTTCAAAACCGACAAGGACTCTCTGCAGGGCAAAGTGATCGGCGCACAACGTGCGACCCTCGCTGGCACCTGGATGGAAGACAACATGCCCGGCGTTGAAGTCAAACTCTACGACACTCAGGAAAACGCTTACCTCGACCTGACTTCCGGTCGTCTGGACGGCATCCTGGCGGACAAGTACGTCAACTATGAGTGGCTGAAAAGCGACGCCGGTCGTTCGTATGAATTCAAGGGCGACCCGGTGGAAGAAAGCGACAAGATCGGTATCGCTGTGCGTAAAGGCGACACCCTGCGCGCGAGGCTGAACCTTGCCTTGAAAGAAATCGTCGAGGACGGCACTTACAAGAAGATCAACGACAAGTACTTCCCGTTCAGCATCTATTGA
- a CDS encoding ABC transporter ATP-binding protein, whose protein sequence is MAEATPALEIRNLHKRYGQLEVLKGISLTARDGDVISILGSSGSGKSTFLRCINLLENPHQGQILVAGEELKLKAAKNGELVAADGKQINRLRSEIGFVFQNFNLWPHMSVLDNIIEAPRRVLGQSKAEAIEVAEALLAKVGIADKRHAYPAQLSGGQQQRAAIARTLAMQPKVILFDEPTSALDPEMVQEVLNVIRALAEEGRTMLLVTHEMGFARQVSSEVVFLHQGLVEEQGSPQQVFENPLSARCKQFMSSNR, encoded by the coding sequence ATGGCTGAGGCCACGCCCGCGCTTGAAATCCGCAACTTGCACAAACGCTACGGACAGCTTGAGGTGCTCAAAGGCATCTCGCTGACCGCCCGCGACGGCGACGTGATCTCGATCCTGGGTTCTTCCGGTTCCGGCAAGTCCACGTTCCTGCGTTGCATCAACCTGCTGGAAAACCCGCACCAGGGCCAGATCCTGGTGGCCGGCGAAGAACTCAAGCTCAAAGCCGCCAAGAACGGCGAACTGGTCGCTGCCGACGGCAAGCAGATCAACCGCTTGCGCAGCGAGATTGGTTTTGTGTTCCAAAACTTTAATCTGTGGCCGCACATGAGCGTGCTCGACAACATCATCGAAGCCCCGCGTCGGGTGCTCGGCCAGAGCAAGGCCGAGGCCATCGAAGTCGCCGAAGCCCTGCTGGCCAAGGTCGGCATCGCTGACAAACGCCACGCCTATCCGGCGCAACTGTCCGGCGGCCAGCAACAACGCGCCGCCATCGCCCGCACGCTGGCGATGCAGCCGAAGGTGATTCTGTTTGACGAACCCACCTCCGCCCTTGACCCGGAAATGGTCCAGGAAGTACTTAATGTCATCCGCGCATTGGCCGAGGAAGGCCGCACCATGCTGTTGGTCACCCATGAAATGGGCTTCGCCCGTCAGGTGTCCAGCGAGGTGGTGTTCCTCCACCAGGGCCTGGTAGAAGAGCAAGGATCGCCACAGCAGGTGTTCGAAAACCCGCTTTCGGCGCGCTGCAAACAATTCATGTCCAGCAACCGCTAA
- the gabP gene encoding GABA permease, protein MSSTPSSNGLEQGLKPRHVTMLSIAGVIGAGLFVGSGHAIAAAGPAVLLAYAAAGALVVLVMRMLGEMAVASPDTGSFSTYADRAIGHWAGFTIGWLYWWFWVLVIPLEANAAATILHAWFPNVAIWAFTLVITLLLTVTNLFSVKNYGEFEFWFALVKVIAIIGFIGLGIMAIFGFLPNSQVSGVSHLFDTQGFLPNGMGAVLGAILTTMFSFMGTEIVTIAAAESKNPGQQISKATNSVIWRIGLFYLVSIFIVVALVPWNDPVLAAVGSYQTVLERMGIPNAKLIVDIVVLVAVTSCLNSALYTASRMMFSLGKRGDAPAVSQRTNKSGTPYWAVMLSTGAAFLAVFANYVAPAAVFEFLLASSGAIALLVYLVIAISQLRMRKQRMARGEKIVFSMWLFPVLTYAVIIFIVAALTIMLFQEAHRVEILATGLLSLLVVAAGLFVARRRRNEKLIAAVAR, encoded by the coding sequence ATGAGCAGTACCCCAAGCTCCAATGGCCTCGAACAGGGGCTCAAACCGCGTCACGTGACCATGTTGTCGATCGCCGGGGTTATCGGCGCAGGGCTGTTCGTCGGCTCGGGCCATGCCATCGCCGCCGCCGGTCCGGCTGTTCTGTTGGCTTACGCTGCCGCCGGTGCTCTGGTGGTTCTGGTCATGCGCATGCTCGGCGAGATGGCTGTTGCGTCGCCAGATACAGGCTCCTTTTCGACCTACGCCGATCGCGCGATCGGTCACTGGGCGGGTTTCACCATCGGCTGGTTGTACTGGTGGTTCTGGGTGTTGGTGATTCCGCTGGAGGCCAACGCCGCCGCGACTATCCTGCATGCCTGGTTCCCGAATGTGGCGATCTGGGCCTTCACCTTGGTCATCACCTTGCTGCTGACAGTGACCAACCTGTTCAGCGTGAAGAACTACGGCGAGTTCGAATTCTGGTTCGCCCTGGTCAAAGTCATCGCGATCATCGGCTTCATTGGCCTCGGCATCATGGCGATCTTCGGCTTCTTGCCGAACAGCCAGGTCAGCGGTGTTTCCCATCTGTTCGACACTCAGGGCTTCCTGCCAAACGGCATGGGCGCGGTACTGGGCGCCATTCTGACTACCATGTTTTCCTTCATGGGCACCGAGATCGTGACCATCGCGGCCGCGGAATCGAAGAACCCAGGTCAGCAAATCTCCAAGGCCACCAACTCGGTGATCTGGCGGATCGGCCTGTTCTACCTCGTGTCGATCTTCATCGTCGTGGCCCTGGTGCCATGGAATGACCCGGTGCTGGCCGCTGTCGGTTCCTATCAGACCGTGCTTGAGCGTATGGGCATCCCGAATGCCAAGCTGATCGTCGACATCGTGGTGCTGGTCGCTGTGACCAGCTGCCTGAACTCGGCGCTCTACACTGCATCGCGCATGATGTTCTCCCTGGGCAAGCGCGGTGATGCACCGGCCGTTTCCCAGCGCACCAACAAAAGCGGCACGCCGTACTGGGCCGTCATGTTGTCCACTGGCGCCGCGTTTCTCGCCGTGTTCGCCAACTACGTGGCCCCGGCTGCGGTGTTCGAATTCCTGCTGGCCAGTTCTGGCGCCATCGCGCTGCTGGTGTACCTGGTGATCGCGATTTCGCAACTGCGTATGCGCAAACAGCGTATGGCTCGCGGTGAAAAAATCGTCTTCAGCATGTGGCTGTTCCCGGTCCTGACCTACGCGGTGATCATCTTCATCGTCGCCGCCCTGACCATCATGCTGTTCCAGGAAGCCCATCGCGTGGAGATCCTCGCGACCGGTCTGCTGAGCTTGTTGGTCGTGGCTGCGGGCCTGTTTGTGGCGCGCCGTCGTCGCAACGAGAAGTTGATCGCAGCGGTAGCGCGCTGA
- a CDS encoding alpha/beta fold hydrolase, with amino-acid sequence MNLQDMPSLSPTQIELSLTTDTAGEPFKEPAADAFILGGFTWRHASQDSARPVVIINAATSVRCRHYSRFADYLFANDFDVITYDYRGIGESRPTSLKGLEASWSDWGVLDFEAMLKRAQREFPGQPIDVVGHSFGGCAAGLGASGHLIRHLVTVGAQFAYWRDYAPTHRWRMFGKWHVVMPLMTLLYGYFPGKRLGWLEDTPAAVVRDWSTPTARYETRPSGRVMHAKTGRLPFASVTAKTLAISISDDPYGTIAAIERLLGYFTGSTNTHLRITPEDIGEEEVGHFAFFRSAYQATLWPIALSWLQTGELAPDTPGRRVPRN; translated from the coding sequence ATGAATTTGCAGGACATGCCTTCACTGTCACCGACTCAAATCGAGTTGTCGCTGACCACTGACACTGCTGGCGAACCGTTCAAGGAGCCCGCCGCAGACGCCTTCATCCTCGGCGGCTTCACTTGGCGGCACGCCTCTCAGGACAGCGCGCGCCCGGTCGTCATCATCAACGCGGCCACCTCGGTTCGTTGCCGACACTATTCGCGCTTCGCCGACTACCTGTTCGCCAACGACTTCGATGTCATCACCTATGACTACCGCGGCATCGGCGAATCGCGGCCAACGTCGTTGAAAGGGCTGGAGGCGTCCTGGTCTGATTGGGGCGTGCTGGATTTCGAGGCGATGCTCAAGCGCGCTCAGCGCGAATTCCCTGGCCAGCCCATCGACGTGGTCGGCCACAGCTTTGGAGGCTGTGCAGCGGGCCTGGGAGCGTCTGGGCATTTGATTCGGCACTTGGTGACGGTCGGCGCGCAATTCGCGTACTGGCGCGACTATGCGCCCACCCATCGCTGGCGGATGTTCGGCAAGTGGCACGTGGTGATGCCGTTGATGACCCTGCTTTACGGCTACTTCCCCGGCAAACGTCTCGGCTGGCTGGAGGACACGCCCGCCGCAGTGGTTCGCGACTGGAGCACGCCCACTGCGCGCTACGAAACGCGGCCCAGCGGTCGTGTCATGCACGCAAAAACCGGCCGGCTTCCCTTTGCATCAGTCACCGCAAAAACCCTGGCCATCAGCATCAGCGACGATCCTTACGGTACGATCGCCGCCATTGAACGCCTGCTCGGCTACTTCACCGGCAGCACAAACACCCACCTGCGAATCACCCCGGAAGACATCGGCGAAGAAGAAGTCGGACATTTCGCCTTTTTTCGCAGCGCATACCAAGCCACACTATGGCCCATTGCATTGTCCTGGTTGCAGACCGGCGAACTGGCCCCCGATACACCCGGGCGGCGAGTGCCACGCAACTGA